A region from the Nonlabens sp. YIK11 genome encodes:
- a CDS encoding phage holin family protein has protein sequence MSKSIKENFEDLTTTAQTYIESSIAYYRLDFFKKSMKFAIDGAHKFVLAFFLLIALLFMSVAGALYLGVLLNSQALGYLIIGILYVGIMILCAIFLKPVLRKLILTRASIAYFNDKKEVGIDDISPFPKPTNELEDLR, from the coding sequence TTGAGCAAAAGCATTAAAGAAAATTTTGAGGATTTAACAACGACGGCTCAAACTTATATTGAGTCGTCGATTGCTTATTACAGGCTGGACTTTTTTAAGAAAAGCATGAAGTTTGCAATTGATGGTGCTCACAAGTTTGTACTAGCATTTTTCCTATTGATCGCACTTTTATTCATGAGTGTGGCTGGAGCATTATATCTAGGTGTATTACTCAACAGTCAGGCCTTAGGGTATTTGATTATTGGGATCTTGTATGTAGGTATTATGATACTTTGTGCCATTTTCCTTAAACCAGTTCTTAGAAAACTAATTTTAACGAGAGCAAGTATCGCTTACTTCAACGATAAGAAAGAAGTAGGTATTGACGATATTTCTCCATTTCCAAAACCAACGAATGAGCTTGAAGATCTACGATAA
- a CDS encoding DUF6327 family protein, with product MSLKIYDNFEQIDRDLQILELERKIDFEKMKMDIDDVKRSFSPITMVTNALGSIGKNALILKLTNKLIGK from the coding sequence ATGAGCTTGAAGATCTACGATAATTTTGAACAGATTGATAGGGATTTACAAATTCTTGAACTTGAACGTAAGATCGATTTTGAGAAGATGAAGATGGATATTGATGACGTTAAAAGGAGTTTTTCACCTATTACCATGGTCACAAATGCTTTGGGAAGCATAGGTAAAAATGCTTTGATTCTTAAGTTGACCAATAAGCTTATTGGTAAATAG
- a CDS encoding SPFH domain-containing protein — protein sequence MDLFILPVIVVIGIFLLFSVFFTVKQQTSAIIERFGRFTSIRNSGLQLKVPLIDKVAGRINLKIQQLDVIVETKTKDDVFVRLKISVQFQVRREKVYDAFYRLQNPHDQITAYVFDVVRAEVPKMKLDYVFEKKDDIAIAVKRELNEAMMDYGYDIIKTLVTDIDPDVQVKAAMNRINASEREKTAAEYEAEAERIKIVAKARAEAESKRLQGQGIADQRREIARGLEESVDVLNNVGINSQEASALIVVTQHYDTLQSIGEHTNSNLILLPNSPQAGSDMLNNMIASFTASARIGEEMKKENSNKGIEAKPKRKQQPPAEESGYDD from the coding sequence ATGGACTTATTTATTTTACCGGTCATTGTCGTCATCGGTATTTTTTTATTATTCAGCGTGTTTTTCACGGTGAAGCAGCAGACGTCTGCCATCATTGAACGTTTTGGAAGATTTACTAGCATTCGTAATTCTGGACTGCAGTTAAAAGTACCACTCATTGACAAGGTAGCTGGACGCATCAATTTAAAAATTCAGCAACTGGATGTTATTGTAGAAACCAAAACTAAGGATGACGTATTCGTCCGTTTGAAGATTTCTGTACAATTCCAGGTACGTCGCGAGAAGGTTTATGATGCCTTCTATAGACTACAAAATCCACACGATCAAATCACAGCTTATGTATTTGACGTGGTACGTGCCGAGGTTCCTAAGATGAAACTGGATTATGTTTTTGAAAAGAAGGATGATATTGCGATTGCCGTAAAACGTGAATTGAACGAAGCCATGATGGATTATGGTTATGACATCATTAAAACGCTTGTAACAGACATTGATCCTGATGTACAGGTTAAGGCTGCCATGAACCGTATTAATGCCTCAGAACGTGAAAAAACAGCTGCAGAATATGAGGCAGAAGCAGAACGTATCAAAATCGTTGCAAAAGCTCGCGCCGAAGCAGAATCCAAGCGTCTACAAGGTCAAGGTATCGCAGACCAGCGTCGCGAGATCGCTCGTGGTCTTGAAGAGTCCGTAGATGTACTGAACAATGTTGGTATCAATTCTCAAGAAGCCAGTGCGCTTATCGTTGTTACCCAACATTATGATACGCTACAATCAATCGGTGAGCATACGAATTCCAATCTTATCCTATTACCCAACTCGCCACAAGCCGGTAGTGACATGTTAAACAACATGATCGCCAGCTTTACAGCAAGTGCCCGTATAGGTGAAGAAATGAAGAAAGAGAACAGCAACAAGGGAATTGAGGCCAAGCCGAAACGCAAGCAGCAACCACCAGCTGAGGAATCTGGATATGATGACTAA